A genomic stretch from Eretmochelys imbricata isolate rEreImb1 chromosome 24, rEreImb1.hap1, whole genome shotgun sequence includes:
- the LOC144279738 gene encoding protein NKG7-like isoform X1: protein MGGVRAGAGANPAREQATQSRCTPDPSAAPHVMASPRILSTVLALLSLLLLLVALGSDHWLVDDAVLESLHEGLWKSCLNSVCGQISSASVSLKVTRVFTVLGVIAGSVSSFALLASFLHSHPGSVSLTLVSFLGSFSAGLCAMIALAVYTGEFAGAVNVAPGQVTFGWSFGLGWASFPLFLITGVVTLVAHQSS, encoded by the exons atggggggggtcagggctggagcCGGAGCCAACCCTGCGAGGGAGCAGGCGACGCAGAGCAG GTGCACCCCGGATCCCAGCGCTGCCCCCCACGTGATGGCGTCTCCCCGGATCCTCAGCACCgtcctggccctgctcagcctcctGCTGTTGCTGGTGGCCCTGGGCTCCGATCACTGGCTGGTGGACGACGCTGTCCTCGAGTCCCTCCATGAGGGGCTGTGGAAGAGCTGCCTGAATTCGGTGTGTGGACAAATTTCTTCAGCATCAG TCTCTTTAAAGGTCACCAGGGTTTTCACAGTGCTGGGCGTGATCGCTGGGTCGGTCTCCTCGTTCGCTCTCCTCGCCTCGTTCCTGCACTCCCACCCCGGCTCCGTGTCCCTGACCTTGGTCTCCTTCCTGGGCAGCTTCAGTGCGG ggctctgtgccaTGATCGCGCTGGCCGTGTACACAGGGGAGTTCGCTGGGGCCGTGAATGTCGCGCCGGGCCAAGTCACCTTCGGCTGGTCCTTCGGCCTCGGCTgggcctccttccccctcttcctCATCACCG gtGTGGTGACGCTGGTCGCCCACCAATCCTCCTAG
- the LOC144279738 gene encoding protein NKG7-like isoform X2, with protein MASPRILSTVLALLSLLLLLVALGSDHWLVDDAVLESLHEGLWKSCLNSVCGQISSASVSLKVTRVFTVLGVIAGSVSSFALLASFLHSHPGSVSLTLVSFLGSFSAGLCAMIALAVYTGEFAGAVNVAPGQVTFGWSFGLGWASFPLFLITGVVTLVAHQSS; from the exons ATGGCGTCTCCCCGGATCCTCAGCACCgtcctggccctgctcagcctcctGCTGTTGCTGGTGGCCCTGGGCTCCGATCACTGGCTGGTGGACGACGCTGTCCTCGAGTCCCTCCATGAGGGGCTGTGGAAGAGCTGCCTGAATTCGGTGTGTGGACAAATTTCTTCAGCATCAG TCTCTTTAAAGGTCACCAGGGTTTTCACAGTGCTGGGCGTGATCGCTGGGTCGGTCTCCTCGTTCGCTCTCCTCGCCTCGTTCCTGCACTCCCACCCCGGCTCCGTGTCCCTGACCTTGGTCTCCTTCCTGGGCAGCTTCAGTGCGG ggctctgtgccaTGATCGCGCTGGCCGTGTACACAGGGGAGTTCGCTGGGGCCGTGAATGTCGCGCCGGGCCAAGTCACCTTCGGCTGGTCCTTCGGCCTCGGCTgggcctccttccccctcttcctCATCACCG gtGTGGTGACGCTGGTCGCCCACCAATCCTCCTAG
- the LOC144279708 gene encoding lens fiber membrane intrinsic protein-like: MYSFMAGGLFCASVGNILLVVCTATDYWVQYRLQGALAHQGLWRYCLVGKCYMQTENIAYWNATRAFMILSALSCFAGIITGILSFAHPSTFERFNRSFAAGIMFFVSTLFVLLAMAVYTGVTVNFLGKRFGDWRFSWSYILGWVALLMTFFAGIFYMCAYRMHGCQRVAETR, translated from the exons ATGTACAGCTTCATGGCAGGGGGTCTTTTCTGCGCCTCGGTCGGGAACATCCTGCTGGTGGTTTGCACGGCCACTGACTACTGGGTGCAGTACCGGCTCCAGGGGGCCTTGGCCCACCAGGGCCTCTGGCGCTACTGTCTGGTGGGCAAGTGCTACATGCAGACGGAGAACATTG CCTACTGGAACGCCACCCGGGCCTTCATGATCCTCTCTGCCCTGTCGTGTTTCGCTGGCATCATCACGGGGATCTTGTCCTTCGCCCACCCGTCCACCTTCGAGAGATTCAACCGGTCGTTCGCTGCCGGGATAATGTTCTTCGTCTCCA cgcTCTTCGTCCTGCTGGCCATGGCTGTCTACACCGGCGTTACCGTCAACTTCCTGGGCAAGCGGTTCGGGGACTGGCGCTTCTCCTGGTCTTACATCCTGGGCTGGGTTGCCCTGCTCATGACCTTCTTCGCAG GGATATTTTACATGTGCGCGTATCGGATGCACGGATGCCAGCGCGTGGCTGAGACACGTTAA